The Mercenaria mercenaria strain notata chromosome 10, MADL_Memer_1, whole genome shotgun sequence genome contains a region encoding:
- the LOC123559718 gene encoding complement C1q and tumor necrosis factor-related protein 9A-like isoform X4, giving the protein MLFSAVYACVLWVLIYSFNISSAKEPVCSKFAYEEQTLEKMIRTEIKVENIETEIKKTQESALNTLNEIQMTVAHITDRFEDLRNNFTGQMEQKAKDLEKREDFFKNTFEELRTNFTNSMENERNSLSELKEKLTWPSVAFYAHHVTETNLAKDNQIIVFDSALTNEGSGYDTSTGIFTAPVDGMYQFTVHICTYYGKYSYIGMVYAGNVIAKASNYDKDHGTCCSVGAILRVKSGEQVWVKCTAGSSNNRLLEDIYRMNTFSGILLNK; this is encoded by the exons ATGTTGTTCTCCGCAGTTTATGCGTGTGTTCTTTGGGTTCTAATATACAGTTTCAATATTTCTTCGGCAAAAGAACCGGTATGTTCCAAATTTGCTTACGAAGAACAGACTTTAGAAAAGATGATCCGCACGGAAATTAAAGTTGAAAACATTGAAACTGAGATAAAGAAAACTCAAGAATCTGCTTTGAACACTTTAAACGAGATACAGATGACAGTTGCCCATATCACCGACAGATTTGAAGATTTGAGAAATAACTTTACAGGACAAATGGAACAAAAGGCAAAGGACTTAGAGAAGAGAGAAG attttttcaaaaatacatttgaGGAACTACGAACGAATTTCACGAACTCCATGGAGAATGAAAGAAACAGTCTTTCTGAACTCAAAG AGAAACTGACTTGGCCTTCCGTCGCATTTTATGCACATCACGTGACAGAAACAAACCTTGCTAAGGACAACCAGATCATTGTGTTTGACAGTGCGTTAACAAACGAGGGATCCGGATACGACACCTCCACAGGAATCTTCACAGCACCTGTCGACGGGATGTACCAGTTTACTGTCCATATTTGTACATATTATGGAAAATATTCTTACATTGGTATGGTGTATGCAGGTAACGTGATTGCGAAAGCTTCTAATTACGACAAGGACCACGGTACCTGCTGTTCAGTAGGAGCAATATTAAGAGTGAAATCAGGAGAACAGGTCTGGGTAAAATGTACAGCAGGAAGTTCCAACAACAGGCTTCTTGAAGACATCTATAGAATGAACACATTCAGTGGAATTCTTCTTAACAAATAG